One Corynebacterium efficiens YS-314 DNA segment encodes these proteins:
- a CDS encoding 1-phosphofructokinase, giving the protein MILTVTASPYLLSTNDLSGPIEIGGVNAMSQAATVAGGFGAGVANTLFLGGMETLSIFPAPEISHYLRLVKMSGLPYEIIPVAGPIPMHLTMRDQEGAETEFKNSPMPLDVSQLAMLRDLVVRKAEDADWVLLGGELPSIAPAAWFVDVVRSLTLYHPQVRVAISTTGAPLRAVIRQLAASQPHLLVLTGEDLEISCGKEPGELKAAWSAGDITTVVDVARGLIDRGISELLITVNRGEAIHITGDDVYVASFTGTPGKQGVSWRESFVAGFLSAAKQERSPEEQLSYAVAYANATGSEWDNFIPTPDRVSPREVTVVRHR; this is encoded by the coding sequence ATGATCCTCACCGTCACCGCCAGCCCCTATCTGCTGAGCACCAATGACCTCTCCGGCCCCATCGAGATCGGTGGGGTCAACGCCATGTCCCAGGCGGCAACCGTCGCCGGGGGATTCGGAGCCGGGGTGGCCAACACCCTGTTCCTCGGCGGTATGGAGACACTCAGTATCTTCCCCGCACCGGAGATCTCCCATTATCTGCGTCTGGTGAAGATGTCCGGTCTCCCCTACGAGATCATCCCCGTCGCCGGCCCCATCCCGATGCATCTGACCATGCGTGATCAGGAGGGCGCGGAGACTGAGTTCAAGAACTCGCCCATGCCGCTGGACGTATCACAGCTGGCCATGCTGCGGGATCTGGTGGTGAGAAAAGCCGAGGATGCTGACTGGGTTCTCCTGGGGGGTGAACTCCCATCGATCGCACCCGCTGCATGGTTCGTCGATGTGGTCAGATCGCTGACCCTGTACCACCCGCAGGTCAGGGTAGCCATCTCCACCACCGGAGCTCCGCTCAGGGCGGTGATCCGACAGCTGGCAGCCTCGCAGCCCCACCTGCTGGTGCTCACCGGTGAGGATCTGGAGATCAGCTGTGGCAAAGAACCAGGCGAGCTCAAGGCGGCGTGGAGCGCCGGGGACATCACCACGGTGGTTGATGTTGCGCGCGGGCTCATCGACAGGGGCATTTCGGAGCTGCTCATCACGGTCAACCGGGGTGAAGCCATCCACATCACCGGTGATGATGTCTATGTCGCCTCGTTCACAGGGACCCCGGGGAAACAGGGAGTGTCGTGGCGGGAGTCCTTCGTGGCGGGTTTCCTCTCGGCAGCCAAGCAGGAGCGCTCCCCCGAGGAGCAGCTGTCCTATGCTGTGGCATATGCCAATGCCACGGGTAGCGAATGGGACAATTTCATCCCCACCCCGGACCGTGTCAGCCCCAGAGAGGTGACCGTGGTCCGACACCGGTGA
- the ptsP gene encoding phosphoenolpyruvate--protein phosphotransferase has protein sequence MADVSHDTSFKGTGVVGGVRYARAVWITPRPALPTAGAEIPEDGRENEQSRFTVAADTVSSRLLARSESVTGAASEVLKATAGMVDDRGWRRAVAKNIKGGHPAEYATVLATDKFIEMFEKAGGIIAERITDLRDIRDRVIAELRGEPEPGLPAVDGQVILFAEDLSPADTAALDTDLFIGLVTELGGPTSHTAIIARQLNVPCIVAAGAGIKRISSGTKVLIDGSLGTVLVNPDEDMALAQVEESRARAAKIAQWTGPAQTRDGHRVQLLANVQDGATARTASTTVAEGIGLFRTELCFLSSTEEPSVEEQADIYARVLEAFPESKVVVRTLDAGSDKPVPFTSMPEEMNPSLGVRGLRIAFDNEGLLTRQLDAIARAATELGRDDTAPTWVMAPMVATVGEAKWFARLCRERGLIPGAMIEVPAAALMADKIMPHLDFVSIGTNDLTQYAMAADRMAPSLASLTDPWQPAVLRLIKMTCDEGQRQDVPVGICGEAAADPLLAVVLTGLGVNSLSAASTALAGVGAQLAEVDLATCRQAAVAALDAEDALRAREAVRAAIAAGQPG, from the coding sequence GTGGCCGATGTGAGTCATGACACTTCATTCAAGGGCACTGGTGTGGTCGGGGGCGTCCGGTATGCCCGTGCCGTGTGGATCACTCCACGACCCGCGCTGCCAACCGCGGGGGCGGAGATCCCGGAGGATGGCCGGGAAAATGAACAGAGCCGTTTTACCGTGGCAGCGGACACTGTCTCGTCCCGTCTGCTCGCGCGGTCCGAATCCGTGACCGGTGCGGCCTCCGAGGTGTTGAAAGCCACGGCGGGCATGGTCGACGACCGCGGTTGGCGCCGGGCCGTGGCCAAGAACATCAAGGGTGGTCACCCGGCTGAATACGCCACGGTGCTGGCCACCGATAAGTTCATCGAGATGTTCGAGAAAGCCGGCGGTATCATCGCGGAGCGCATCACGGACCTCCGTGATATCCGGGACCGCGTCATCGCGGAGCTGCGTGGTGAGCCCGAGCCAGGCCTTCCCGCCGTGGACGGCCAGGTGATCCTATTCGCCGAGGATCTCTCCCCGGCGGACACCGCGGCGCTGGACACTGACCTCTTCATCGGCCTGGTCACCGAACTCGGGGGACCCACCAGCCACACCGCCATCATCGCCCGCCAGCTCAACGTCCCCTGCATCGTGGCCGCCGGTGCCGGCATCAAACGGATCAGCTCCGGAACGAAGGTGCTTATCGACGGTTCCCTGGGCACCGTCCTGGTTAATCCCGATGAGGACATGGCACTGGCACAGGTGGAGGAGTCCCGGGCGCGGGCGGCCAAGATAGCGCAGTGGACAGGGCCCGCCCAGACCCGCGACGGGCACCGTGTCCAGCTGCTGGCCAATGTCCAGGATGGTGCCACCGCACGGACCGCCTCCACCACCGTGGCCGAGGGCATCGGCCTCTTCCGCACCGAACTGTGCTTCCTGTCCTCCACCGAGGAACCCTCGGTGGAGGAACAGGCGGATATCTACGCACGGGTGTTGGAGGCATTCCCGGAGTCCAAGGTGGTTGTCCGCACCCTGGATGCAGGCTCCGACAAACCCGTTCCCTTCACCTCCATGCCCGAGGAGATGAACCCGTCCCTCGGCGTCCGTGGTCTGCGCATCGCCTTTGACAACGAGGGTCTGCTGACCCGACAGCTCGACGCGATCGCCCGGGCTGCCACGGAGCTCGGCCGGGATGACACAGCCCCCACCTGGGTGATGGCACCGATGGTCGCCACCGTCGGGGAGGCGAAGTGGTTTGCCCGCTTATGCCGTGAACGCGGGTTGATCCCCGGCGCGATGATCGAGGTTCCCGCCGCCGCACTGATGGCCGATAAGATCATGCCCCACCTGGACTTCGTCTCCATCGGCACCAATGACCTGACCCAGTATGCGATGGCGGCCGACCGCATGGCCCCCAGCCTGGCCTCCCTGACCGATCCGTGGCAACCCGCGGTCCTTCGTCTGATCAAGATGACCTGTGATGAAGGCCAACGCCAGGATGTGCCCGTGGGTATCTGTGGTGAGGCTGCGGCTGATCCGCTGCTGGCTGTGGTCCTCACCGGACTGGGGGTGAACTCCCTGTCGGCAGCCTCCACCGCTCTCGCGGGGGTGGGAGCTCAGCTGGCTGAGGTGGATCTCGCCACCTGCCGTCAGGCGGCAGTGGCGGCACTTGATGCCGAGGATGCCCTACGGGCACGCGAGGCTGTGCGGGCAGCCATTGCTGCCGGACAGCCGGGGTAG
- a CDS encoding DeoR/GlpR family DNA-binding transcription regulator codes for MVSVRGRQTGILAILAHTGRVGVGMLAEHFGVTSETIRRDLRVLEDRGQLQRVHGGAIPPGKGVHITTPQPDSTTDVIALARLAVDFIQPDTRGIFLDSGPVALALAAVLGEIHGDGRWTVVTTSPAAGMILARAGMPRITMTGGRMSRGSQSLTGRTAVEMITALRAEISFICPDGLVDAHSVTALDPAAGATRRAMITNSSFTVMVLPATSLRQPRGIAFGALSEADVVVTDADPATSPLIFPSASNTQVVTP; via the coding sequence ATGGTCTCCGTTCGCGGGCGACAGACTGGGATCCTCGCGATCCTGGCGCACACGGGCCGGGTCGGGGTCGGCATGCTCGCCGAGCACTTCGGGGTGACCTCCGAAACCATCCGGCGTGATCTGCGGGTGCTGGAGGACCGTGGCCAGCTCCAGCGGGTCCACGGGGGTGCCATCCCACCCGGGAAGGGGGTCCACATCACAACCCCCCAGCCCGACTCCACCACGGATGTCATCGCACTGGCCCGGTTGGCCGTCGATTTCATCCAACCGGACACCCGGGGCATCTTCCTGGACTCCGGCCCGGTGGCCCTGGCCCTCGCCGCCGTTCTCGGGGAGATCCACGGCGACGGCAGGTGGACGGTGGTCACCACCTCCCCGGCCGCCGGCATGATCCTCGCCCGGGCAGGCATGCCCCGAATCACCATGACCGGTGGGCGGATGTCCCGGGGGAGTCAATCCCTCACCGGCAGGACAGCGGTGGAGATGATCACGGCCCTCCGCGCCGAGATCTCCTTCATCTGTCCCGATGGTCTGGTGGATGCCCACAGTGTCACCGCCCTTGATCCGGCTGCCGGGGCGACCCGGCGCGCCATGATCACCAATTCCTCGTTCACCGTGATGGTTCTCCCCGCGACCTCACTGAGGCAACCCCGGGGTATCGCCTTCGGTGCTCTCTCCGAGGCTGATGTGGTGGTCACGGATGCCGATCCCGCCACTTCCCCACTCATATTCCCGTCCGCTAGCAATACTCAGGTGGTTACCCCTTGA
- a CDS encoding 1-phosphofructokinase — protein sequence MIVTLTPNPSIDSTLALGGELTRGEVQRLESVTAVAGGKGINVAHAVFLAGVDTVALFPAGRLDPFVPLVREIGFPIETVLIPTNVRTNTTITEPDGTTTKLNGPGAPLSQAHVTRLERTLVDALSADVTWVVLAGSLPPGAPLDWYSRLTALVHRACPGARVAVDTSDAPLQELGRHLDEPGAAPNLIKPNGRELGQLVGVDGQELEDRARGGDYAPIIDCATVLVERGIEQVLVTLGEAGAVLVNTEGAWVSSTPEITAVSTVGAGDCALAGFVLARTRGLSIPDSVLHAVAYGSAATALPGTTIPRPDQITTKGAEVKKAV from the coding sequence TTGATTGTCACACTGACACCCAATCCCAGCATCGACTCAACCCTCGCCCTCGGTGGCGAACTGACCCGCGGTGAGGTGCAGCGCCTGGAGTCCGTCACCGCGGTGGCCGGTGGCAAGGGCATCAATGTCGCGCACGCGGTCTTCCTGGCCGGCGTGGATACCGTGGCGCTCTTCCCCGCGGGACGTCTTGATCCCTTCGTCCCCCTGGTCCGGGAGATCGGTTTCCCCATCGAGACCGTCCTCATCCCCACCAATGTCCGCACCAACACCACCATCACGGAACCGGATGGCACGACCACCAAACTCAACGGGCCGGGTGCCCCCCTGAGCCAGGCGCATGTCACCCGGTTGGAGAGAACGCTTGTCGACGCCCTCAGCGCGGATGTCACCTGGGTCGTGCTGGCCGGTTCACTCCCTCCGGGCGCTCCCCTCGACTGGTATTCGCGCCTGACCGCCCTGGTTCACCGCGCCTGCCCCGGTGCCCGCGTGGCGGTGGACACCTCCGATGCACCGCTGCAGGAACTGGGCAGGCACCTGGATGAGCCCGGTGCCGCGCCGAACCTGATCAAACCGAATGGCCGGGAGCTGGGTCAGCTGGTCGGTGTGGATGGTCAGGAACTTGAGGACAGGGCCCGCGGGGGTGACTACGCCCCCATCATCGACTGTGCGACCGTGCTGGTTGAACGCGGCATCGAACAGGTACTGGTCACTCTCGGTGAGGCGGGGGCGGTGCTGGTCAATACCGAGGGTGCCTGGGTGTCCTCCACCCCGGAGATCACCGCGGTCTCCACCGTGGGTGCGGGTGACTGCGCCCTGGCGGGTTTCGTCCTCGCCAGGACCCGTGGCCTGTCCATCCCCGATTCCGTTCTCCATGCGGTCGCCTACGGCTCGGCAGCCACCGCCCTGCCGGGCACCACCATTCCACGTCCCGATCAGATCACCACCAAGGGTGCCGAGGTCAAGAAAGCTGTTTAG
- a CDS encoding PTS fructose transporter subunit IIABC: MNNVINTSLVRLDVDFGATATEVINNLASVVHSAGRAGSAEALAADALEREAKSGTGVPGGVAIPHCRSESVETATLAFARLSRPVDFSGPDGDANIVFLIAAPAGGGKEHLKILSKLARNLVKKDFIDALNTARTEEEIVELVDAVLNPAPKETAPVRESVATEASTSITRIVAVTACPTGIAHTYMAADALKQHADGRDDVDLHVETQGSSAVTPLDPAIIEAADAVIFATDVGVKDRERFAGKPVIESGVKRAINEPAVMIDEAITAARNPNARRVSGAKTATTPGEETGAQLGWGKRIQQAVMTGVSYMVPFVAAGGLLLALGFLFGGYDMANGWSAIATNHSLTNLPGNTVEVDGEMMEFARSGFLLYLGAVLFATGQGAMGFIVAALSGYTAYALAGRPGIAPGFVGGAISVAIGAGFIGGLVTGILAGLIAAWIGSWKVPRVVQSLMPVVIIPLLTSLVVGLVMYLLLGRPLAWIMTSLQDWLGSMSGSSAVVLGIILGLMMCFDLGGPVNKAAYLFATAGLSTGDEASLQIMATVMAAGMVPPIAMSLATILRARLFTPAEQENGKSSWLLGLAFISEGAIPFAAADPLRVIPSMMLGGATTGAISMALGVGSRAPHGGIFVIWAIEPWWGWLIALIAGTAVSTIAVVALKQFWPNKAVEAAAAAAATQTGAPGSTPATA; this comes from the coding sequence ATGAATAACGTCATTAACACCTCACTGGTGAGGCTGGATGTCGATTTCGGTGCCACGGCCACCGAGGTCATCAATAATCTCGCCTCCGTCGTCCACTCCGCCGGCCGTGCCGGTTCCGCGGAGGCCCTGGCGGCGGATGCCCTGGAGCGGGAGGCGAAATCCGGAACCGGTGTCCCCGGTGGTGTGGCCATCCCCCACTGCCGTTCCGAGTCCGTGGAGACCGCCACCCTGGCGTTTGCCCGCCTGAGCCGACCGGTTGATTTCAGCGGCCCCGATGGTGATGCCAACATCGTCTTCCTCATCGCCGCGCCCGCCGGTGGTGGCAAGGAACATCTGAAGATCCTGTCCAAACTCGCCAGGAACCTGGTGAAGAAGGATTTCATCGATGCGCTCAACACCGCCCGGACCGAGGAGGAGATCGTCGAGCTTGTCGACGCCGTCCTCAACCCCGCCCCGAAGGAGACCGCACCGGTGCGGGAATCGGTGGCCACGGAGGCGTCGACAAGCATCACCCGCATCGTCGCGGTGACCGCCTGCCCGACCGGTATCGCCCACACCTACATGGCCGCCGATGCACTGAAGCAGCACGCCGACGGTCGCGATGATGTGGACTTGCACGTGGAAACCCAGGGATCATCCGCGGTGACCCCACTGGATCCCGCCATCATCGAAGCTGCTGACGCCGTCATCTTCGCCACCGATGTCGGGGTCAAGGACCGCGAACGTTTCGCCGGCAAACCGGTCATCGAATCGGGTGTCAAACGCGCCATCAACGAACCCGCTGTGATGATCGACGAGGCCATCACCGCCGCACGCAACCCGAACGCCCGGCGCGTCTCCGGCGCGAAGACCGCCACCACCCCGGGTGAGGAAACCGGTGCCCAGCTCGGCTGGGGCAAGCGCATCCAGCAGGCGGTGATGACCGGTGTGTCCTATATGGTGCCGTTTGTCGCCGCCGGTGGTCTGCTGCTGGCCCTGGGATTCCTCTTCGGTGGTTATGACATGGCCAATGGCTGGTCGGCCATCGCCACGAATCATTCCCTGACCAACCTCCCGGGTAATACCGTTGAGGTCGACGGGGAGATGATGGAGTTCGCCCGTTCCGGATTCCTGCTCTACCTGGGCGCCGTACTCTTCGCCACCGGTCAAGGAGCCATGGGCTTCATCGTCGCCGCGCTGTCCGGCTACACCGCCTATGCCCTGGCCGGTCGCCCCGGCATCGCACCGGGTTTTGTCGGTGGCGCGATCTCCGTGGCCATCGGCGCAGGCTTCATCGGTGGCCTGGTCACCGGTATCCTCGCCGGTCTCATCGCCGCATGGATCGGTTCCTGGAAGGTGCCGCGCGTGGTGCAGTCGCTGATGCCGGTGGTGATCATCCCACTGCTGACCTCACTGGTGGTGGGTCTGGTGATGTACCTGCTTCTCGGTCGTCCGCTGGCGTGGATCATGACCTCGCTGCAGGACTGGCTGGGTTCCATGTCCGGATCCTCCGCAGTGGTTCTCGGTATCATCCTGGGCCTGATGATGTGCTTCGATCTCGGTGGCCCGGTCAACAAGGCCGCCTACCTCTTCGCCACCGCAGGCCTGTCCACCGGTGACGAGGCCTCCCTCCAGATCATGGCCACTGTGATGGCCGCGGGTATGGTTCCGCCTATCGCGATGTCGCTGGCCACCATCCTGCGCGCCCGCCTGTTCACCCCCGCTGAACAGGAGAACGGCAAGTCCTCGTGGCTACTGGGTCTGGCCTTCATCTCCGAGGGTGCAATCCCGTTCGCCGCGGCCGATCCCCTGCGTGTGATCCCGTCGATGATGCTCGGTGGAGCCACCACCGGTGCCATCTCCATGGCCCTGGGTGTCGGCTCCCGCGCGCCACACGGTGGTATCTTCGTGATCTGGGCTATTGAACCGTGGTGGGGTTGGCTCATCGCCCTGATTGCAGGCACCGCGGTGTCCACCATCGCGGTGGTGGCCCTCAAACAGTTCTGGCCCAACAAGGCAGTTGAAGCTGCCGCGGCGGCTGCTGCAACGCAGACCGGTGCACCCGGGTCAACCCCCGCGACGGCCTGA
- a CDS encoding HPr family phosphocarrier protein — MASKTVTVGSSVGLHARPASLIAEAAAEFDDEILLTLVGSDDDEETDASSSLMIMALGAEHGDQVTVTSDNPEAVEKIASMIEQDLDAE; from the coding sequence ATGGCTTCCAAAACCGTTACCGTTGGTTCCTCCGTCGGCCTGCATGCACGCCCCGCCTCGCTGATCGCCGAGGCCGCCGCAGAATTCGATGATGAGATCCTGCTGACCCTCGTTGGTTCCGACGATGACGAGGAAACCGATGCTTCCTCCTCCCTCATGATCATGGCACTGGGCGCGGAACACGGTGATCAGGTCACCGTCACCTCCGACAACCCCGAGGCCGTGGAGAAGATCGCCTCCATGATCGAGCAGGATCTGGACGCCGAGTAG
- a CDS encoding GyrI-like domain-containing protein, which yields MLTDTRFEKIPAHDVVGIRVIISSDEITDLFDRGFAEIRKMLTIEGIEPAGPGRAYYFGEVSDTVDILVGFPVSPVQADTLRRGALSQSGGDIDDIVLHHFRDMKTFHSRHTGAYDGLQETWNQAFTEIEELGCRLPAVTVGWEEYVTTPCSTQNPETMITDVFVQVCQVPAHV from the coding sequence TTGCTCACTGATACCCGGTTTGAGAAGATCCCCGCCCATGATGTGGTGGGTATCCGAGTGATCATCTCCTCCGATGAGATCACCGATCTCTTTGATCGTGGTTTCGCGGAGATCCGCAAAATGCTCACCATTGAAGGCATTGAGCCGGCCGGGCCCGGCCGCGCCTACTACTTCGGTGAGGTCTCCGACACGGTAGACATCCTCGTCGGTTTCCCCGTATCCCCGGTGCAGGCGGACACCCTGCGTCGAGGTGCGCTCAGCCAGTCCGGCGGGGACATCGATGATATCGTCCTCCATCATTTCCGCGATATGAAAACCTTCCACAGTCGCCACACCGGCGCCTACGATGGCCTGCAGGAGACCTGGAACCAGGCGTTCACCGAGATCGAGGAGCTCGGGTGCAGGTTGCCCGCGGTCACCGTCGGCTGGGAGGAGTATGTCACCACGCCGTGCTCCACGCAGAATCCGGAGACCATGATCACCGATGTCTTCGTGCAGGTCTGCCAGGTGCCGGCCCACGTCTGA
- a CDS encoding uracil-xanthine permease family protein, which produces MLVTSTWGWTVHGDGRKIEPGAVVAPRERLSWGRTIGIGMQHVVAMFGATLLVPTLTGFPVNTTLLFSGLGTIFFLLITRNRLPSYLGSSFAFIAPLTATQAQGISVQIGGVLVSGLVLMGIGFLVKAAGRRVIDAVMPPTVTGAIVALIGLNLAPTAASNYQAQPFVATVTLMVILLATVAGRGMVARLGILIGVVVGWVFAALTDNLAEGSVEAISSASWIGLPQFHTPEFQLSAILVTLPVVIVLVAENIGHVKAVSEMTGENLDDLAGNALIADGLATSVAGGFGGSGTTTYAENIGVMAATRVYSTAAYWVAAFTAIALAFIPKFGALIFTIPVGVLGGATLVLYGLIGMLGIRIWQDNRVNFNNPVNLTMAAVALVAGIGNLTLTIFGVTLEGIAWGSVGIIVLYPLMKKLYVTLGEGKGAKFYN; this is translated from the coding sequence GTGCTCGTGACTTCTACTTGGGGATGGACCGTCCATGGAGACGGCAGAAAAATTGAGCCCGGCGCAGTTGTCGCTCCTCGTGAGCGCCTGAGCTGGGGTCGCACCATCGGCATCGGGATGCAGCATGTGGTTGCCATGTTCGGCGCCACTCTGCTGGTTCCGACACTGACCGGGTTCCCGGTCAACACCACCCTGCTCTTCTCCGGTCTGGGAACGATCTTCTTCCTGCTGATCACCAGAAACCGCCTTCCCTCCTACCTCGGCAGCTCCTTCGCCTTCATCGCGCCGTTGACCGCCACCCAGGCCCAGGGCATCAGCGTCCAGATCGGTGGGGTGCTGGTGAGCGGCCTGGTCCTCATGGGCATCGGTTTCCTGGTGAAGGCAGCGGGTCGTCGGGTCATTGACGCTGTCATGCCACCGACCGTCACCGGCGCGATCGTCGCGCTGATCGGCCTGAATCTCGCGCCCACAGCGGCGAGCAACTACCAGGCACAGCCATTCGTGGCCACGGTGACCCTGATGGTGATCCTGCTGGCCACGGTCGCGGGCCGCGGCATGGTCGCGCGCCTGGGCATCCTCATCGGTGTCGTGGTCGGCTGGGTGTTCGCGGCCCTCACCGACAACCTGGCGGAGGGTTCCGTCGAGGCGATCAGCTCCGCCTCCTGGATTGGTCTGCCCCAGTTCCATACCCCGGAGTTCCAGCTTTCGGCGATCCTGGTGACCCTGCCCGTGGTCATCGTCCTGGTGGCCGAGAACATCGGACACGTCAAGGCGGTATCCGAGATGACGGGGGAGAACCTTGACGACCTGGCCGGAAATGCCCTCATCGCCGATGGTCTGGCCACCTCCGTGGCTGGTGGTTTCGGCGGTTCCGGTACCACCACCTACGCGGAGAACATCGGTGTCATGGCCGCCACCCGTGTCTACTCCACCGCGGCCTACTGGGTCGCGGCCTTCACCGCGATCGCCCTGGCATTCATCCCCAAATTCGGTGCCCTGATCTTCACCATCCCCGTCGGTGTGCTGGGAGGAGCAACGCTGGTGCTCTACGGTCTCATCGGCATGCTGGGTATCCGCATCTGGCAGGATAACCGGGTCAACTTCAACAATCCCGTGAATCTGACCATGGCTGCTGTTGCCCTGGTCGCCGGTATCGGCAACCTCACCCTGACCATCTTCGGTGTCACCCTGGAGGGTATCGCCTGGGGCTCGGTCGGCATCATCGTGCTGTACCCGCTGATGAAGAAGCTGTATGTCACCCTGGGGGAGGGCAAGGGCGCAAAGTTCTACAACTGA
- the hflX gene encoding GTPase HflX: protein MDEKNKINHEDLLAQAFHDHVKREPLTETTGFDLSGLIPADTTRRPAESRSTHDGDTPSVGELDLEDREAIRRRETTIHSDDAADIYEVEYRKLRLERVILVGVWTEGTTAEIDASLAELAALADTAGAEVIESLYQKRDKPDPGTYIGSGKVRELKEIIEATGADTVVCDGELSPSQLVALERELNIKVIDRTMLVLDIFAQHAKSREGKAQVALAQMEYLITRVRGWGGNLSRQAGGRAGSNGGVGLRGPGETKIEADRRRLRSDMARLRRELSGMDTARGIKRSQRSESLVPQIAIAGYTNAGKSSLINAMTGAGVLVEDALFATLDPTTRKAELADGRHVVFTDTVGFIRHLPTSLVEAFKSTLEEVLEADLMLHVVDGSDPFPLKQIEAVNSVISDIIRTTGETPPPEIIVVNKIDQADPLTLAELRHALDDVVFVSALTGEGIKELEARIELFLNSRDTRLTVLIPFTRGDIVSRIHQYGTVLSEEYSADGTLMEVRIPAQLAAELKQYAVDAGTGDAPHNEDDEAAAS from the coding sequence ATGGATGAAAAGAACAAGATCAATCACGAGGACCTCCTCGCCCAGGCTTTCCACGACCATGTCAAGCGTGAGCCACTCACCGAAACCACCGGTTTCGACCTCTCGGGTCTGATTCCCGCCGACACCACCAGGCGCCCGGCCGAGTCCCGATCCACCCATGACGGTGACACCCCCTCGGTCGGTGAACTCGACCTCGAGGACCGCGAGGCCATCAGACGTCGCGAGACCACCATCCACTCCGATGATGCCGCGGACATCTACGAGGTGGAGTACCGGAAGCTCCGCCTGGAGCGCGTCATCCTCGTCGGGGTGTGGACCGAAGGCACCACCGCCGAGATCGACGCCAGCCTCGCCGAACTCGCCGCACTGGCGGACACCGCCGGGGCCGAGGTGATCGAATCGCTCTACCAGAAGCGTGACAAGCCGGATCCCGGCACCTATATCGGTTCCGGCAAGGTCCGTGAACTCAAGGAGATCATCGAGGCCACCGGTGCGGACACCGTGGTCTGCGACGGTGAACTGAGCCCCTCCCAGCTGGTCGCGCTGGAACGCGAACTCAACATCAAGGTCATTGACCGCACGATGCTGGTGTTGGACATCTTCGCCCAGCACGCCAAATCCCGTGAGGGTAAGGCTCAGGTGGCGCTGGCGCAGATGGAATACCTGATCACCCGTGTCCGTGGCTGGGGCGGCAACCTCTCGCGTCAGGCCGGCGGTCGCGCCGGTTCCAATGGCGGTGTGGGCCTGCGTGGTCCCGGTGAGACGAAGATCGAGGCGGACCGCCGTCGTCTGCGCTCCGACATGGCGCGGCTGCGCCGGGAACTCTCGGGCATGGACACCGCCCGTGGGATCAAACGCTCACAGCGTTCGGAATCACTGGTCCCACAGATCGCCATCGCGGGGTACACCAATGCCGGCAAGTCCTCCCTCATCAACGCCATGACGGGGGCGGGCGTGCTCGTCGAGGACGCACTCTTCGCCACCCTGGACCCCACCACCCGCAAGGCGGAACTCGCCGATGGCCGCCATGTTGTCTTCACCGACACCGTCGGATTCATCCGGCACCTGCCGACCTCCCTGGTGGAGGCGTTCAAATCCACCCTCGAGGAGGTGCTGGAGGCTGATCTCATGCTGCATGTGGTGGACGGCTCCGACCCGTTCCCGCTCAAGCAGATCGAGGCGGTCAACAGTGTCATCAGCGATATCATCCGCACCACCGGGGAGACCCCACCCCCGGAGATCATCGTGGTGAACAAGATCGACCAGGCCGATCCACTCACCCTGGCCGAGCTGCGTCACGCACTCGATGATGTGGTGTTCGTCTCCGCCCTGACGGGTGAGGGCATCAAGGAGCTGGAGGCGCGCATCGAGTTGTTCCTCAACTCCCGGGACACCCGCCTGACGGTGTTGATCCCCTTCACCCGGGGCGATATTGTCTCCCGCATTCACCAGTACGGAACCGTGCTGTCCGAGGAGTACTCAGCTGACGGCACCCTCATGGAAGTCCGCATCCCGGCCCAGCTGGCTGCAGAATTGAAGCAGTACGCGGTGGATGCCGGCACCGGGGACGCCCCACACAATGAGGACGATGAGGCAGCGGCCAGTTAA